GCACATTGGCAGGGTTGGATTACGCGCCGCAATATTCAGATGGATTTCACCACGAACTGGGTGTGTCGATTAACGGGCTATTTGATTGGTTTCGGTTGGATTTCACAAAGCGATTGGATGCGCCGGGATTTTTTGTGAGTGTTGGATTTGTGCAGTTTTGAGGTTGTGGTGAATAAAGCATCATCTCCGCCTCTTGTCAGATACATTGACAAGGGGCTTTTTGGTTCATAATATTGTCGCGGTTTTTTGTGGGATTACACTTTAATGTAAAGGAGTTTCATGGCCAGTAATGTCATTCTCATTTTTGGTGACCAGTGGCGCGCACAGGCGTTTGGTTATGCCGGCAATACCTGTGTGCAGACGCCGAATATCGACCGTCTCGCGTCTCAAAGTATCAATGCGACACACGCGGTTTCGGGGTGTTCGGTTTGTTGCCCGGCGCGCGCGTCTCTGCTGACGGGGCAATATCCGCTGACGCATGGCGTTTTTGTCAATGATGTCCATTTGAGCGATAGGGCTGTTAGTCTGGCACAGGCTTTTAAGAATGCGGGATACGATACCGCTTATGTGGGCAAATGGCATGTGAATGCAAATGGGCGATCCAATTATATTCCGCCCGAGAATCGGCAGGGGTTTGATTATTGGAAGGTGCTGGAGTGTACGCACAATTACAATAATTCTTTTTATTATGCCAATGATTCCGACGAGAAGCTCACCTGGGAGGGATACGACGCGATTGCACAGACGCGCGATGTGCAAGAATATATTGAAAATCGCGATTCGGATAATCCCTTTTTTCTCGCGCTTTCATGGGGACCACCGCACGCACCTTACGAGACTGCACCGGAAAAATACCGCGCGATGTATCGCCCCGAGGATGTGCCTTTACGCGAGAATGTGCCGCCAGAATCGGAAGCAAATGCCCGAGAATGGATTGCGGGCTATTACGCCCACTGCACTGCGCTGGACGATTGTATGGGCGATTTGCTCCAGACGCTGGACGATAAGGGGATAGCCGACGATACGCTTTTGCTCTTTTTTTCGGATCACGGCGATATGCTCGGTTCACAGGGGAGTGCGAAAAAGCAACAGCCCTGGGAGGAGTCTATTCGCATTCCGTTTTTGTTGCGATGGCCGGCGCAATTTGGGACGGAGGGGCGGGAGGTCCATGATCCTATTGATATTCCCGATATTATGCCCACGCTTTTGGGGCTTTGTGGGATCGATGTTCCCGATACGGTTGAGGGGCTGGATTTTTCGGATTATCTTATGGGAGGTGAGAATCCCTCTGATGGTGCTGCGCTTTTACAATGTCCGCAGCCTTTTGGGCAGTGGACGCGCGATAGGGGCGCGCGCGAATATCGCGGCTTGCGGACGGGACAATACACGTATGTTCGCTCGCTTGATGGGCCGTGGTTGCTCTATGATAACGATGCCGATCCCTTTCAGTTGAATAATCTCGTTGACGATCCCGAATGCGCGGATTTGCGCAACGAGTTGGATGCCTGGCTTCAGCGTCGTCTCAATGAGGGTGGCGATGAATTTCTACCTGGGGCGGACTATGTTCGGCAATGGGGATATACGGTGAATGAGAGCGGTACTGTGCCTTATACAAATTAATCTCTGGAGTGAAAATGAACCGCGGGAAAAATGTTTTGGGCGAGGATCTCGAGGATTGTTGTACCGATCCTATGACGGGTTTTTTTCGAGATGGATGTTGTCGCACGGGTCCGGGCGATCTGGGATTGCATATTCTCTGTGCGGAGATGACGGAAGAATTTTTGGCGTTTTCCCAGTCTGCGGGCAATGACCTGAGTACGTCTGTGCCCGAATTGCGCTTTCCCGGCCTCGTGCCGGGCGACCGCTGGTGTTTGTGTGTTCAGCGCTGGGTTGAAGCTCTTAACGCGGGTTTTGCTCCTCCCGTTTATCTTTCGGGGACGCATATTTCCACGCTTGAGTTTGTCGATTTGGATACGCTGAAGGAATATGCACTGGATAATGGAGATCCTTTGAAATGATTGAAAAAGCCACTCTTCAAGTGCCCCGTCGTCGCTGGGGCAAAACAGAACTTTCTATTCCCGTTATTCCCTTTGGTACGCAGGGGTTTGGCAACAATTTTGGTCCTGTTACTGATGACGAGGCTGCAGACCTCATTCGGTTTGCTGTCGATATTGGGGTCAATCACTTCGATTGTGCGCGGTGTTATGGCGATTCGCTTCGAAAACTCGGTCTTGCGATTAAACAGGGCGTTGTCGAGCGCGATGAGATCATTATTAGTGGGCGCGTTTGCTGTCACAGTGCCGCGAAGTGGGGGGTATATGGAGATGGAGATCCCGATTATTCAACCGGGCGCGCGCTTGCCGATATAGAAGACCAGCTCGAGATTTTGGGGATTGATTATTTCGATGTGCTTTTTATTCACGATCCGTGGAGTATTGAGGCTACGCTGGCTGCGGGCGGTACGCTCGAGGGATTGGAAAAGGCGCGAGAACGGGGGTGGGTCAATTTTATTGGATACGGGATGCGGCCCCACGATTTTCATCTGGCTCAGATCGAATCGGGGCGCACGGATTGTTTTCTGTGTTTTAGCGATCACAATCTTTTGCGGCAGACCATTAGCGAAAGTATTTTGCCCGCTGCGGCGGCGCGCGATCTGGGCGTGATGAATGGCTGGTCGATTATGCGCGGTTATCTCACGGGCGCGCCTGTGGAAAATTTTTTGCCCCGCGACCGCTGGCGAGGAGATCACGACCGCGCCGAGAATATGCGCCTGTGGTGCGAGGAACGCGGGTACAATTTGCTCGAACTCACTTTGCAATTCTGTATTCGCGAGACCCGCATCCACGGCAATCCGATCGGCAGTCTGAATAAGGAACAACTCGAAGCCAATGTGCGCGCGGCGTGTGCAACGGTTTCCGATGAGGTGTTCGAAGAATTTTTCGCCGCAGGGCTTTAGGAGATTTCTTATGCAAATGCACACGTATCAACCCGCGCATCTTCACGCGCTTACGAGATGTTTGTTCGAAGCATCTGGTGCGACACCTGATATCGCATGTATTGTGGCGAAGATTCTGGTGAATGCCAATCTCGCCGGTCACGATTCTCACGGCGTTCTCCGTATCCCTATGTATCTCACTCATATCTCTGAGGGGGGGATGAATCCGGCGGCTGAACCCACGACGGTGCGGGAATCGACTACTACACTGGTTCTGGATGGCAACGGGGGGGTGGGGCATCTTACGGCTTATCGCGCGGTCCATCAGGCGATGGAAAAAGCGCGAACTTCTGAAATTTGTTCGGTTTCATTCACGCGGGTTGCACATATTGGCCGTCTGGGAGAATATGTCGAGATTGCCGCGCGCGGGGGTTTTATTGGTATTTGCATGGTTGGTGGGGGTTCGCCCAATACGATGAAAGTTCTGCCTTTTGGGGGAAAGAAGGGTAGTCTGGGTACCAATCCCATTGCGGTGGGTGTTCCCACGGGTGATGAGGCACCTTTTGTGATCGATTTTGCCACTGCCATGGTCGCCGAGGGCAAACTCCAGGTTGCGCGAAGCAAGAATGCGTCGATTCCCGATACTTTTATTGTGGATAAGAATAATAATCCGTCAACCAATCCTCTCGATTTTTACGATGGCGGATTTTTGCGTACTTTTGGAGAGCACAAGGGCTATGCGCTTTCGCTGATGGTCTGTTTGATGGGGCTGCTTTCGGGGGCCCAAAGGGAAGGCCGGCGTTCTGGAGGCGCGTTTATGCAGGTTATTGAT
The Gemmatimonadota bacterium DNA segment above includes these coding regions:
- a CDS encoding sulfatase, whose translation is MASNVILIFGDQWRAQAFGYAGNTCVQTPNIDRLASQSINATHAVSGCSVCCPARASLLTGQYPLTHGVFVNDVHLSDRAVSLAQAFKNAGYDTAYVGKWHVNANGRSNYIPPENRQGFDYWKVLECTHNYNNSFYYANDSDEKLTWEGYDAIAQTRDVQEYIENRDSDNPFFLALSWGPPHAPYETAPEKYRAMYRPEDVPLRENVPPESEANAREWIAGYYAHCTALDDCMGDLLQTLDDKGIADDTLLLFFSDHGDMLGSQGSAKKQQPWEESIRIPFLLRWPAQFGTEGREVHDPIDIPDIMPTLLGLCGIDVPDTVEGLDFSDYLMGGENPSDGAALLQCPQPFGQWTRDRGAREYRGLRTGQYTYVRSLDGPWLLYDNDADPFQLNNLVDDPECADLRNELDAWLQRRLNEGGDEFLPGADYVRQWGYTVNESGTVPYTN
- a CDS encoding Ldh family oxidoreductase, yielding MQMHTYQPAHLHALTRCLFEASGATPDIACIVAKILVNANLAGHDSHGVLRIPMYLTHISEGGMNPAAEPTTVRESTTTLVLDGNGGVGHLTAYRAVHQAMEKARTSEICSVSFTRVAHIGRLGEYVEIAARGGFIGICMVGGGSPNTMKVLPFGGKKGSLGTNPIAVGVPTGDEAPFVIDFATAMVAEGKLQVARSKNASIPDTFIVDKNNNPSTNPLDFYDGGFLRTFGEHKGYALSLMVCLMGLLSGAQREGRRSGGAFMQVIDIGTFTDLDSYQQDIRAFLDDMKTTEPADGIDEVLVPGDFEYRNRKHRLKYGIEIPGTINEQIGEWADRLEVPVDDRIVEDRDRGHYQR
- a CDS encoding aldo/keto reductase, producing MIEKATLQVPRRRWGKTELSIPVIPFGTQGFGNNFGPVTDDEAADLIRFAVDIGVNHFDCARCYGDSLRKLGLAIKQGVVERDEIIISGRVCCHSAAKWGVYGDGDPDYSTGRALADIEDQLEILGIDYFDVLFIHDPWSIEATLAAGGTLEGLEKARERGWVNFIGYGMRPHDFHLAQIESGRTDCFLCFSDHNLLRQTISESILPAAAARDLGVMNGWSIMRGYLTGAPVENFLPRDRWRGDHDRAENMRLWCEERGYNLLELTLQFCIRETRIHGNPIGSLNKEQLEANVRAACATVSDEVFEEFFAAGL
- a CDS encoding DUF2237 domain-containing protein, coding for MNRGKNVLGEDLEDCCTDPMTGFFRDGCCRTGPGDLGLHILCAEMTEEFLAFSQSAGNDLSTSVPELRFPGLVPGDRWCLCVQRWVEALNAGFAPPVYLSGTHISTLEFVDLDTLKEYALDNGDPLK